AAAACTTTGATTGCCGTAATGACCGTGCACGCCTTGATTCTGCTGCTCTCTCCGCTGCTGTCGTCCTCGCCGGCCGGAGCGATTTTGATGATCGTCGTTTGGGGACTTTCCGCATGGGCGACTGTACCCGCCATTCAATGTTATTTGATTTCCCTTGCACCGGGCGCCGCGAATGTTGCCGTCAGCATCAACACTTCCGTATTCCAGTTTGGCATTGCGCTTGGCGCGGCTGCGGGAGGAATCGTCATCGAGCGTACCGGCGCCGCTCACTTGGGTTGGATCGGAGGGATCGCCGTATTGCTCGCTATTCTTACGGCCGTACGTTCCTTCGCGAGGGAAAGGCACGATGAAGTGCTGTCCGCAGCTTCCTCATGAGAAGCCGATGATCGAGGGTGGGTTTGCCGGATTTGATTTAACGACGGTTCTGGGTAAGGATTTTTGCATCAGTCCCAACTATTGTATCTGAAAAATCATACAAAATAACGAATGGTTAGTCGGATGACTGCATTAGTTTCACGATCTTCTACAAAGCGGTGCCGCACGAGGTTAGTAATATGATAAAATGAGGAGGAGACCGCATTACAGGAGGTTCAAAGATGCTGAATACCGAATTAACGCGTAAACTCGGCATTCCATATCCGATTATTCAAGCGCCCATGGCCGGCGGGCCAACGACTCCCGATTTAGTGGCTGCCGTTTCAAACGCCGGGGGGCTGGGCAGCCTGGGTGCAGGTTACTTAACGCCCGAACAAATCCGCAGCGCGATCAAGGAAATCAAACAAAAAACATCCCGGCCCTTCGGCGTCAATTTATTCGTGCCGGAGCAGCCGAATACGCCGGAACACATCATCGCGGAAATGAATGAGCACCTTAATAAATATCGCGCAGAGCTGGGTATCGCTCCCGGCTCGCCGATTCCGAAGTTTGCAGAGTCGTTCGAGGAGCAGGTGCAAGTATTGCTGGAAGAGAATGTGCCGGTGTTCAGCTTCACCTTCGGCATACCGTCTACGGACGTTATCGAAGCTATGAAACGGCGCGGAACCGTCGTCATCGGCACGGCAACGACGGTGGAGGAAGGCATCCGGCTGGAAGCGGCCGGGGTAGACGTGATCGTGGCTCAGGGCAGCGAAGCCGGAGGACATCGCGGCACATTCTTGACAAACGCTCTTGATGCGCTTATCGGCACCATGGCACTTGTCCCACAACTTGTCGATCATGTATCGGTGCCGGTTATCGCTTCGGGCGGCATCATGGATGGACGCGGGCTTGTGGCCAGCCTGGCATTGGGAGCTTCCGCCGTTCAGATGGGCACCGCCTTCCTGGCAAGTGCCGAGAGCGGAGCCCACGCAGAGCACAAACGGAAGATCGCGGCATCAAATGAGGATTGCACCGAAATCACGTACGCATATTCGGGCAAAGCCGCGCGCGGCATTCGCACCGATTTTATGTGCGACATGCGTTCTTATCCGGGAACCATTCCGGATTACCCGATTCAAAATGCAATGACGAGAGACATTCGCCAGGCGGCGGCCAAAGCGAGTAACCCGGAGTTCATGTCGCTTTGGGCGGGCCAAGGTCTCAGATTGGCGACAGACCGTGCAGCTGCGGAAATAGTGAAGATGACCGTACAGCAGGCTCGGGATCTAATCCAAAACTTTAGCAGTCGTGTTGAAGAGGACCGAGGTTAAATTTCGCGATTAAAATCTCCGCCACGACTCCGCACAGATCGATGACGGAGGTAAAAGATCCATATTGCAAGACTCACGGATAAGAACAGGATTTGCATTAAGGTGCGGGGAACCAATGCGTTCTCCGGACTTGTCGCGAGGCCGTACAAAGCTATGTTATAGATTGGCGGGGAACATGGTCAAAAAAAATGAAACTCAATGTCAGAATGAACATGAGTTTCACTGCCGAATCGCGATATTGTGTTTTTTTGCATGAAATTAAGCCTTGCGAGAGGTCTCCGAGGGATTCTTGGCGGACGCGGAAGTTCTCGGATCAAAACTTTTACTGTTCCCATTGATTTTCATTCCGGAAGACATGCGGGAAAACCTCCTATCAAAAATAAAGTAACTTAACCCCATCTTACCATAATTAAATTTCGCTGCGTTGTGAATTTTATAACAAAATATGAGAATTTTGCACCGATATCCCACGGTGTATTGCTTAATAAATGAGACAGGGGCATACGAAGTGGCTATAACCGTTATTTCTTGTAAAGAGGATCGCGACTACGAACAATTTATCCGCTTTTTTATCAAATACAGGCATGAATTGACGCCGCCATACCCGCTCGACTATACGCTTCATCTCATATCGACGCAAATATCCCAAGGACACATTATTATGGGGTTGGACGAACAGGGGGATCCGGTCGGAATCCTTACCTATTATTACGGAAATCCGGAGGATCACTTCGCGGATCGTACCGGTCTTCATGTGGAGATTTTGATTATTAAGCCGGAATATCGAAAGTCCTTTGCTTTTTTGCAAGGGTTTCAATATTTAATCAATGAAGTAAAGAGATCCGGCCACGATGTAACCCATATTCACTTCTATGCGGATACGGAGTCCGCGTATTTGCGCAGACTGTACTCGAAATTTGCGAAAACCGCAGCCAAGAAGGAAGGACATTTGGGGGTACTTGATGTTTACTCCACTACTTTTGAGGCTGTTGATGCATTCTTTCGGCCATTTCGACGGAAAAAATAGTTGGAGAGAGGGAACCAATGTCTTATCGGTTTATGATTTGCAAAACGGACGAGGACTGGGAAGAATACACCTTGTATATTTTAGAGCATAAGTTGGAAATCCATAGCTCCTTTTTGGCAAAACGGGTGATCCACTTTATAAAAGAGCAGATCTTCTTTGGCTGCGCCGTACTGGCCAAAGATGAATTCGGACGAATCATAGGAGTATTAGGGTTTGTCAACGGGACTCCGGAGAATGGGTTTGCGGACAAGGAAGCGGTTAGATTGGAGATGGTGCATATCCTTTCGGAATATCGATGCACACGTTTATTCTATCGCGGCATGATCTGGCTCCGAAATTACTTGCAGGAGAATGCGCCCGAAACGAAGATCATCCAGTTCTATGCCGATGCCGGCTCTGCGAAACGTTCTCGATTGTTAGGGAAAATCGCAGATTTGGTTTGTACGGAGCAAACCCGTTTTGGATTGGAGAACGAGTACGTTACATCAGTCGATCGCCTGTCGCGCCAAAGGATATGAGGTTGAAGGTAACATATTCATAAAAAACAACTTGGGGCTGCCGATTCGGCAGCCTCGTCTCGTGTTGTAAGACCCGGGGGGTGGTTAAAAGCAAAAAAGCTTAAGAAAATATATAGTGAATGATGCGCGCCGTCGCTTTCCCCGGGATTCTCATCAGCAGAACGAACCGGCGCGGATGTTTCCTGTTTACCGGCCTATCCAAAAACTGACCGATCGTCATCGTATCTTTGCTCATGCTCACTCACCTCGCATTCATGTTATCTTAAATGATATTCCCGGAAAATTTGTCCTATGTTCGCCGGCCGCACTGTAAACGTAGAAGAAGCCTATAATTTGACTCGACTGTTGAAGAAGGTGTGTTATATATTTATAAATGTTACAAAAATAGTAATTTTCCCATAAAATGAGAAGTAAGCTATTCCCAGTTAAAATAATATATGGTATATTATGGATGAGCGTCGGCCGGCCTCAAACCACTTTCGGAGGAATCATATATGAAAATTAAAAAAGTTCTGTCTGCTCTACTGATCGGTGCAAGTATGACGGCAATGGCTCAATCCGCATTTGCAGAAACCAAACCGGCGGTGCCGGCAGCATCTGCCCAGATTCAGTCAGAAGGTCAAATATCTTCGCAAGCCGCACAAGGTCAAATGTGGTTCTATTACAACAATCTGACGAGCCAATCAGGGGCGCAGACCACAATTAACTATGCAAAATATACTGCCTATAGCGGCCTTTATGTGAATTTTACGGTAAATCAAACGGCGGTCGATGGAGCCGGGAGCCCGACTATTTTCTATACTGTAATTAAAGAAAACAACAACACCTGGAACGGGCCTGCGTTTACTCTTACCGGTCAAACCTCGCGGACCGTTCCGGTTTATCTCGAGCCCGGTACGTACTTTGTTATATTTGAAAACCGCAGCCCTGTACCGGCCAACATCAACGGTACTTTGGGGTAATCATTATAAAGGGAAGGACGCTCTGCGCGAGCGTCCTTTTTAGATGTTTAGGAAAGTAGCGATGCCTGAAAAGCGGTAGCGCCGGCCTTCGTAGGCGCCCGTTCTTTCGGTCCGGATGGTACCGTCAGGGTTTACCGAGACCGTAACCCAATTGTACTCGCCGTTCCGGTAAGCGAAGGACCTGCCGTCGTCCTCATAGAGGCGGCATTCCCGTGCGTTATCCCCGTAGGCGTGCAAGGTGACGTCGAAAACCGCCTCGTCAGCCACAAACGGCATAGGTTTGGCGAGGGGCAGAAGCGTGCCCTCCTTCACGAGCACGGGAATCCGTTCGAGCCCCGGTGCGAAGGTATAGGTTTGTCCACCCTCGTATGATTTGTTGGTCCAAAAGCAGCGCCATGTTCCATGCGGCAGGTAGACGGTGCGCTCCGCCGCTCCGGCGACGAGCGGCGCCACCAGCACCGCTTCCCCCATCATATAGGCATCGTCGATGCCGTACGTATTCGGATCGTCCGGGTAATCCATGACGAGGGCGCGAAACGGCGGTCGTCCTTCCATGCTGTACCTCGCATATGCGGTGTACAAATAAGGGATCAGTGCCATGCGGATTTCGAACAGTGTACGGCAAATATCGCGGATTTGCTCATAATTGTCCAAAAACTCGCCGCGAATGTTTTTGTCCCGGTCCACCTGCATCCAGGGCGGGTTCGGGATTCTCCAGCAGTTGAGCAGCGCCATCGGCGAAAACACGGTCGTCTGGATTCGGCGGATCAGATCCTCGGGCGACTCCGCCTGGCGCACCTCCGGCGACCAAAGCAGACCGGAGAAGCCGCAGCCGGCGACCCCGCGGATAAACACTTTATGGTTGTACAAATCGCTGTACAACACGAACGGATACGGCGAGGCGAGAGCGCCGGAGGCGCGCACCTGGGATAACGTCCGCTTGCCCGCTTTTTCGAAAGGGGCTTGAATCGTTTCTTGATAAAACGCTCCCAGCATATTGTGCATCTGCTCGCCGTCCATACCGGAAGGGAACTCGGCGATGTCCGGGAACGACCAGTTGGAATGCACGAAGTCGGAGCTGTCGCATTCGTCCAGCTTGAAGCCGGCAATGCCTTTGTCTACAAACTCCTTCTCATGATGCTCCGAAAAAATTTTCCGGGCCTCGGGGAGCGATAAATCCGGCACCAGCCCTTCCCAAACCTCATAATCGCCGGAATACGGCTTAAGCACGGAATATATAGGCGATGTGGGATGCACGAAAAGATGCTCCCACAAATTGACCCGGTAGTTCATCTCATGAAGCTCCTCAAGCATTTCTTCATGCCCGGGAAAACGCCCCTCGTCCCAAACGAACGAGCAGGAATACGCCTTCGTCTGCCAGCCGGGCTCGAAGCCGAATACGTCCACCGGCATCCGGTCTTCCCGGAACGTATGGGCGAGCCGCATCACATCCTCCTTCTTCGCCGCACTGTAAGCGCGGTACCACATGCCAAGCCCCCATGCCGGCGGCAGGCAGCCGCCTCCGGAAAATAAATTGTAACGCTGCACCGCAGCAGCGATGTCCGGCCCTTCGAACAAATACACGTCGATCCCTTCGGCGGACGGAACGTCGACGACGACCGCGCGATTCCCTTCCGACACCTGGTAGCCGTACAATTCGATCTCCGAGGTGCCGACCGCCTTCGCCGCAAATTTCTTATGCTCGGAGGCTCCCTTGCGCAGATTCGTTCCGCAGTAAAACGTCGCGTAACGCGCAGTATCCACGTAGACGCCGTAACCTGCGGTGGAGACGTAGAAAGGCACCGGCGCGTGGCTGTCTCCGGTATCCGCCACAGGATCGCTGTTCACGCGGATCATTTTTTTGCGGCCGGTATGATCAAGCCGGTGCAGCTGCAGTCCGAAGCCGTAAATATGCTCTTCCGCCGCGAGCGGCAGCTCGATATGCACGCCTCGGGCCGTCTGTCTGACAACGATCTCCTGACTTGCGAAAGGGGGCGTTCCCGGGCATTCCAGCTTGCCGAGCTGCTCCGTCCGGATTTCCGTCTTGCGGAGCCGCACGGGCGTATGATTTTCCGGCTGCCCGAAACAAAGCCGCCAAACGCCGTTTGCAATTTTTTCCATAAAAACTTCCCCTTTTTCGAATGATGTAAAAGAAACGATATTTACCCGATTATACCGCTTCGATTTCGTGAAAAGTTATGATAAACTACGGAAAAATGTTAAAATATTATCCTTTTGGGGAGGAAGCATGAACCGGCTGTTCGAACCCGTTTATTTTGATCAGGCTTCTATTCATTGGGATTACCGCATCCGCATCGATCATGGCTTCAAAGGATATTATCATTGGCACCAGGCCTGCGAATTTATGCTCGTCCATGAAGGGCAAGGGACGGTTGTGGTCAACCAGATGACGTTTCATATCCGGCGGGGGATGTTTTTCTTTTTCCCGCCGTTTCGGCTCCATCAGGTGTACGCGGATGTCTCGCCGGATCGTCCGTATGAGCGCTCGATCTTTTATGCGGATCCTTTATTGATTGAAAATCAGCTCAAGCTTTTCCCAAGCCGGTATTCGCGGTTTGAGGATTTGCGGCAAAACCCGACTCTGTCGCTCGGTTTCGATTTGGGAGATAAAGTTCAAGGGATGGAATGGATTTTTGAGCAATACGACCAAGCTCTTAAAAAAGGCCGGGGAGAGGATCCGGAGGAAATCGCACTTTTGTTTCTGCAGATGCTGAATACGCTTCCGTTGTCCGAGGTTACGGGCGACAGGCGGAAGCCGGAGCTTGGGAAAAGGGGGACAGGCCGTTATTCGGAGGCGATCATGCGCTGGATCGAGGAGCATTTTCACGAAGAGGTCAGTTTGGAGCGTTTGGCCGAGGAGCTTCATCTGTCGCCGAACTATATTTCCAGAGTGTTTCGGCAGGAGACGGGCAGCGGGGTGACGGATTATTTGACCGCAAGGCGCATCAAACAAGCCTGCCGGCTGCTGGAAACGACGGACAACCCGGTTGAACAGGTCGGCCTCGAAGCAGGTTTTGCCAATTATTCATATTTTATTCAGCTTTTCAAGAGAGTCGTCGGAACGACGCCGTTAAAATACCGCTATTCCAGAGTACACCGCCAAACAACTTAAAATTCCTCATATCGAACTTAAAAAACAGCATACTAACCGTTTCGGGCGTGTGATAGTCTTAGGTCACGGAAAAAAAACGGTGCGGCAAGCCGCGCCGATTCCACGAATCCGCTTTTTCATCAAGGGGAGGTTAAATCAGAAATGGCAATGACCAAAAAAACGACCGCAGTTTCATTAACAAGCGCAATCGTCTTATCGCTCGCTTTGTCCGCCTGCGGCGGCGGCTCCGAGTCCGCGGCGAATACGGGCGCATCCGCAGGTACCGGCGCAGGTACCAACGCGGCGCCCAAGAAAACCGTCACGTTTACGATCGGATATGCGACCGGCGACCCGGCAACCAAACAAGCGATGGCCGATTCCATCGCGGCTTTCACCAAAGCCAACCCGAACATCAAGATCAACGATCTGTCCGAAGGGGGCATGGCCTCTTACCTGGACTGGCTCAAGACGAAAGATGCCGTCGGCGAATTTCCGGATCTCGTCGAGATGAGAGACACCCAGCTGTTCTCCGAAGCCGGCAAGATCGCCGAGCTGCCTGCGGAATGGGTCGGATTGTTTGCGGACGCGCCGAAGCTGAACGGCAAAATTTGGACGGCGCCGATTGTCGGAACGTATCCGCAAGGCATCATTTACAGCAAAAAAGCTTATGCGGATGCAGGGATCACCGGCGAGCCAAAAACATACGACGAGTTTCTGGCGATTCAGGAGAAACTTAAAGCCAAAGGCATTACACCGCTGACGTTCGGCGGCAAAGATATTTTCCACTGGGGCTTCTGGGTGAACAAGTTTCTGATGGACGACGTGTTCGCGGACGACCCGAACTGGAACTCCAAGCGGACCAAAGGGCAGGCCAGCTTTACCGATGCCGGTCCGATGCAGGCGATGAAGGATTTCAACGAGCTGTTCACCAAAGGGTATGTGGATAAAGGCTTCTTGAGCACGGCCGACAATCAAACCGCATCGATGCTCGTAACGGGTAAAGCGGCGCAGCTGTTCTCCGGACCGTGGATGTTCGCGCAAATTTCGCAAGCCGATCCGAAATTCGAATTCGGTTGGTACCCGGTACCGGACCGGAAAGGCCGAATTGTCGTCAACGGCCTCAATACGCTGCAGGGCTGGTCCATTTCGACCAAAGCCAACCAGGATGCGGATAAAAAAGCGGCGATCACCGAGTTTATCAAGTTTTTCTTCTCGAAGGACCAGTATACGAAATTCCTCAAAGCGGTTAACGGCCTGCCGACGACCAAAGAAAACGTTACGTATGACGCCGGGCCGCAAATGAAGCGGGTGCTCGAAGTGATGAACGATCCGAAGACGATCAAGTCGCTGCAGATCAACAGCTTCTGGGGTGAAAACCAAATGCCGCCGCAATGGCGCAACTGGTTTTACAAGCTGGCTCAGGAATGGCTGACCAAAGGCGATTTCAGCGCAGAATACATGAAAAAAGCCGATGCCGAGTGGGACGCTAACGTAAAAGCGAATGCGGCCGGCAAATAACGGCTGCTTATGAGACGAAAGACGAACCTCTGCCGCGGCTGAGGTTCGTATTATTTATGGAAGATATTTTCCGGGGGCATTTTTGGGGGGAGTGAGAGAGTATGGCGAATTCGGAGACGATACGGGCGACGGCCGGTGCCGAGACGGTACCCAAAAAGAAAAAATGGTTATCCTATTCCGTTCTGTTTATCCTGCCTTCTTTTATACTGTACACGTTGTTTGTCATATATCCTACCTTGAACAGCTTTAACCTGAGCTTTACGAACTGGGACGGCGTCAGCAGCGAAATTCATTACATCGGTTTCGACAACTTCAAGGAAATGTTCCGCAGCGACCGTTTCTACAATGCGCTCAAAAATACGTTGATCTTGTCGGTGTCCCTCGTCGTTCTTGAAAATGCAGTTGCTCTTATTTTGGCCATGCTGGTGGATCAGGTGCGCTGGTTCAAAAACTTTTTTCGCAGCATTTTTTATTTTCCCGTTTTGCTGAGCGGGATCGTCATGGGTTTCGTCTGGGCGATTATTTTCAACTACAACTTCGGCGTGATCTCCCAGTTGCTGGACAAGATCGGGCTGGGGGCGCTGAAAATCGACTGGCTCGGCAACCCCGACTTTGCGCTGATTGCGATTGTCATCACGACCGTCTGGAAAGGGTCGGGATATTACATGATCATTTACCTGGCGGGGCTGCAGGGCATTCCGGCGGAGCTGCACGAAGCGGCGGCTATCGACGGTGCGGGCCGATGGCAGCAGTTCCGTCACATTACGTTCCCGCTGCTCGCGGGCGCGATGACGGTCAGCGTGATGCTGTCCATGATCGGCGCGCTGAAAATTTTCGACCAAATTGCGGTGATGACCGACGGCGGTCCGGGCTTCGCAACGGAGACGCTAACCTACATCGTTTATAAAGTCGGCTTCGGCGAGCTTCGCCAAGGGTACGGAACGGCGCTTTCGCTCGTCCTGTTCGTGCTGATTCTCATCGTATCCCTGATTCAAATCAAGCTGCTGCGGAAACGGGAGGTGCAAATGTAATGCATAAGTCCAGGAAGTCCGTGGAAATCGTCTTGTTTGCCGTTACGGCCGTGCTCGCCATCCTGTTCTTTTTCCCGGTTTATTTCAGCCTCATTTCGGCATTCAAATCCAATGGGGAAATATTGCGGGATGCCGTTGCGCTGCCGAGCAGCTTGTATCTGGACAGCTTCAAATATTTGCTCACCAAGACCCACTTCCCGGCCGCCATGCTGAACAGCCTGATCTTGACGGTAACTTCGGTGGCGTTCATGATTTTGCTCATTCCGATGGCGGCATACGCGATTGAGCGAACCGGGAAAAAATGGACCCATGCCGTATACATTTATTATTTGGCGGGAATGATGATTCCTTTTCAGGTGTATATGATTCCTTTGTTCAAGGAGATGAAAGCCTTCGGACTGTACGGCACGCTCACCGCGCCGATACTGATCTATATTTCCGGTTCGGTAGGGATGGGCGTTCTGCTGTTCACCAGCTTCATCCGCGGGATTCCGGCTGAAATCGAAGAGGCGGCGGCCATCGACGGCTGCTCCAAAGTCCGGATTTTCTGGCAGATCGTTTTCCCGCTGCTCGGACCGTGCACCGCCAGTATGATCGTGCTGCAGGGCCTCGGCATATGGAACGACTTTTTGATGCCGAGTTTGGCGCTTCAATCGTCCAAGCGAACGATGATCGTGGAAATTTTTAAATTTGTGGGAGAGCTGGCTTCCCAGTGGGATATGGTGTTTGCCGGTACGACGATGTCCATCGTCCCGGTTCTTATTGCCTTTATCGCACTGCAAAAGTATTTTGTGAAAGGCATCGCTGCCGGTGCAACCAAAGGGTGATCCCCTTAAGGCCGCTTCTGGTTATGACAGGGGCGGCTTTTTTGGACCGCCAGGATGGCTGTTTGTCGGGAGATTTGCTCCCGCATTTGTTCCCGTATTTCAATTGAAGGAAAGCAGGTGCTGAGTATGAACCGGGTGACGGTTTACGACGCCCCGCAGGGAGCCGCCTTGCGCGATGATTTTACGGTCAGCGTACGGGCGGCCGGCGGCGAGTGGCAGAAGCTGCCCGTTTATGAAGTGAAGGTGGATATGCACCGGGTACGGCACGCATCGATGGCCTATTTTGATATGGAAGGTACCGTAGAGGTGCGCGTGGAAAGCCGAAGGCAGCCGATTCGGAGCGTTGCGATCCGGCCGCTTTCCGCCATGGTTCCTTACCGCCATGACGGGGAGGCCGTCTTGTTTACATTGGACCGGCCGAGGAAGCTGTCCGTCGAGGTTAACGGGGAACGGTTCTCCAATCTGCATTTGTTCGCGAACCCGATGGAGCAGGGCGCTCCGGTGCCGGGGGCGGACAATGTGCTTTATTTGGAGCCGGCGATTCACCGTACGGAGGACATTTACCGCTTGGCGCAAACGCCGAAGGCGGCGGGCGGCAAAGCGCCGGATACGATTTATTTTGCCCCGGGGATGCACTATTTGGAGGAAACGCTGCTGCGCATTCCGTCCGGAACGACAGTGTACGTCGCGGGAGGAGCGATTGTGATCGGCTCCCTGGTCTGCGAGGGTGTCAAGGATGTTTCCATTCGGGGAAGGGGGATGCTGGTCTTATCCGATTTTCACCGGTTTTCGGCTTTCCGCGGAATCCGGATCGTCTTCTCGGAAAACATTGCGGTCGAGGGGATCATCACGGTGGATCCCCCGCATTACAGCATCTATCTAGGTAGATCCCGGCATGTGAGCATCCGTAATTTTAAAACGTTCAGCACGCGGGGATGGTCGGACGGGATCGATATGATGGCCTGCTCGCATATCGACATCGAGGACGTATTTCTGCGCACTTCCGACGACTGCATCGCGGTGTACGGCTCGCGTTGGGATTTCTTCGGCGATTCCCGCCATATTGCGGTTCGCGATGCGGTGTTATGGGCGGACGTGGCGCATCCGCTGATGATCGGAACCCATGGCAACCATCACGGGGACGGCGATACGATCGAGGATATTTTATTCGAAAATATCGATATTTTGGAGCATCACGAGCCGCAGCCGGACTACATGGGAGCGATGGCCATCAATGCAGGCGATCAAAACGCCGTCAGGAAGGTGACCTACCGGAATATCCGGGTGGAGGACTTCGAGCTCGGCCGGTTGATCGATATCCGCGTCGTATGGAATAAGAAATACAACCCGGTTCCCGGAAGCCGGATCGAAGACGTTCGGTTCGAGAACATTACGTACAACGGCGCGAACGCGGTGCCAAGCCGCATTGGCGGATTCGACGCGGACCGCCCCGTATCCGGGGTTTGCTTCCGGCAGCTGAGGATTAACGGGGAACTGATTTTAAACCCGGAGCAGGGGAAAATCGAGGTGGGCGGGTTTGCTCGCGATATTTCGTTCAGCGGCTGATCGGGCTCCGCGCTGAGGGGCTGAGTGCAGCATCGAGAAAATCGGAAGGAGAGATTTCCTATGCAACGAGCATTCTTTGAAGAAGCGGCCCGGTATGTGCTGAGGCAAATCGACCGGAGTCTGGACGTGTTCAAGGATACGTTCCCGGCGCCGGCAAGCCAAAACCACATTTATCCGGGGATTGCGAATGTCGAGTGGACGTCCAGCTTCTGGACCGGCATGCTCTGGCTCGCCTACGAGCTGACCGGCGCCGGCAAATACCGGAAAGCGGCGGAATACCAGCTCGCGAGCTATAGGCGGCGAGCGGAGGAAGAGATCGCCACCGATACGCACGATCTCGGTTTTCTTTATTCGTTATCCGCAATTGCGGAATACAAGATTACGGGAAATCCGGCGGCCAAAGATACGGCGCTCAAGGCGGCGGATCTGCTGGCCAAACGTTATTTCCCCAAAGCCGGCATCATCCAGGCGTGGGGCGATCTGAACGACCCCGAGCAGTGCGGCCGGATGATTATCGACTGCCTGCTCAACCTGCCGCTGCTGTATTGGGCGAGCGAGGCGTCGGGTGAGCCGCGTTATGCCGAATATGCACGGACGCATGTGCGGCAGGCGGCGAAATACCTCGTCCGGCCGGATGATACGACCTACCATACGTATTACATGGATGTGGAGACCGGCGAGCCGAAATACGGCAACACCCATCAAGGTTATGCCGACGATTCGTGCTGGGCCCGCGGGCAGGCGTGGGGTATTTACGGTTTCCTGCTCAGCTACAAGTATACCGGCGATGCGGAGTTGATCCGGCTGGCGAAGAGGCTCAGCCATTACTTCCTGAGCCGGACTCCGGAAGACGGCGTTGTGTATTGGGACTTGGTTTTTACCTCGGGAAAAGAGCAGGAAAAGGATTCGTCCGCGTCGGCGATCGCCGCCTGCGGCATGCTGGAGCTGGCCAAACAGCTGCCGCTTACGGATCCGGACAAGCGGCTGTTTGAAGATCAGGCACTTTCCATCCTGAGCGGGCTTGCGCAAAACTACACGACGAAGGATATTCCCGAATCGAATGGCGTCCTGAAACACGCGGTTTACAACAAGCCGCGGGGCATGGGGATCGATGAGTGCAATATATGGGGAGATTATTACTACTTTGAAGGTTTGGTTCGTGTCCTGACGAGCTGGAGATTGTATTGGTAAATCGAAGCGGGATCCCTTATTTTCCCGAACGCTTTGCTCTGGGGCTGGGGCTGAAAACCTGATATGATACAAGCAGGGCCTGACTTCATACAGAGGAAAGGGGCATGCGGTTCGTCATGATTCGGCTATTCCGGCTGCGCCAAAGCATTTTCGCCAAGTTCGCTTTTTCATTTATCATTGTCGGTCTGATTCCTCTCCTGATTTTGAGTTATTTCTCCTTAAATACATTCGGCAATTACATGGAACGGTATACCATTAACAACTTCGAGCAAATGGTCATGTATGCGGGCAAAAACGTCGATGATCTGTATACGAAGTACAACAACATTTCCAAGCTGATGTACTCCTACGGGCAGCAGGGCCGGTACGGTCAGCTCGGGGAAGTTATATCGAACGCTCCGGCTGAGGAAAATATACGGCTTTCCGCAGCGGTGGACGATTTCCTCCAAACCGTCGTGGCCACCGACGTCCATATCCGCAGCGCAGCTTTTGTTTTTTCCTCGGGACGC
The window above is part of the Paenibacillus hamazuiensis genome. Proteins encoded here:
- a CDS encoding glycosyl hydrolase family 28 protein, with protein sequence MNRVTVYDAPQGAALRDDFTVSVRAAGGEWQKLPVYEVKVDMHRVRHASMAYFDMEGTVEVRVESRRQPIRSVAIRPLSAMVPYRHDGEAVLFTLDRPRKLSVEVNGERFSNLHLFANPMEQGAPVPGADNVLYLEPAIHRTEDIYRLAQTPKAAGGKAPDTIYFAPGMHYLEETLLRIPSGTTVYVAGGAIVIGSLVCEGVKDVSIRGRGMLVLSDFHRFSAFRGIRIVFSENIAVEGIITVDPPHYSIYLGRSRHVSIRNFKTFSTRGWSDGIDMMACSHIDIEDVFLRTSDDCIAVYGSRWDFFGDSRHIAVRDAVLWADVAHPLMIGTHGNHHGDGDTIEDILFENIDILEHHEPQPDYMGAMAINAGDQNAVRKVTYRNIRVEDFELGRLIDIRVVWNKKYNPVPGSRIEDVRFENITYNGANAVPSRIGGFDADRPVSGVCFRQLRINGELILNPEQGKIEVGGFARDISFSG
- a CDS encoding glycoside hydrolase family 88 protein produces the protein MQRAFFEEAARYVLRQIDRSLDVFKDTFPAPASQNHIYPGIANVEWTSSFWTGMLWLAYELTGAGKYRKAAEYQLASYRRRAEEEIATDTHDLGFLYSLSAIAEYKITGNPAAKDTALKAADLLAKRYFPKAGIIQAWGDLNDPEQCGRMIIDCLLNLPLLYWASEASGEPRYAEYARTHVRQAAKYLVRPDDTTYHTYYMDVETGEPKYGNTHQGYADDSCWARGQAWGIYGFLLSYKYTGDAELIRLAKRLSHYFLSRTPEDGVVYWDLVFTSGKEQEKDSSASAIAACGMLELAKQLPLTDPDKRLFEDQALSILSGLAQNYTTKDIPESNGVLKHAVYNKPRGMGIDECNIWGDYYYFEGLVRVLTSWRLYW
- a CDS encoding carbohydrate ABC transporter permease, with product MANSETIRATAGAETVPKKKKWLSYSVLFILPSFILYTLFVIYPTLNSFNLSFTNWDGVSSEIHYIGFDNFKEMFRSDRFYNALKNTLILSVSLVVLENAVALILAMLVDQVRWFKNFFRSIFYFPVLLSGIVMGFVWAIIFNYNFGVISQLLDKIGLGALKIDWLGNPDFALIAIVITTVWKGSGYYMIIYLAGLQGIPAELHEAAAIDGAGRWQQFRHITFPLLAGAMTVSVMLSMIGALKIFDQIAVMTDGGPGFATETLTYIVYKVGFGELRQGYGTALSLVLFVLILIVSLIQIKLLRKREVQM
- a CDS encoding carbohydrate ABC transporter permease, with amino-acid sequence MHKSRKSVEIVLFAVTAVLAILFFFPVYFSLISAFKSNGEILRDAVALPSSLYLDSFKYLLTKTHFPAAMLNSLILTVTSVAFMILLIPMAAYAIERTGKKWTHAVYIYYLAGMMIPFQVYMIPLFKEMKAFGLYGTLTAPILIYISGSVGMGVLLFTSFIRGIPAEIEEAAAIDGCSKVRIFWQIVFPLLGPCTASMIVLQGLGIWNDFLMPSLALQSSKRTMIVEIFKFVGELASQWDMVFAGTTMSIVPVLIAFIALQKYFVKGIAAGATKG